A portion of the Salminus brasiliensis chromosome 11, fSalBra1.hap2, whole genome shotgun sequence genome contains these proteins:
- the aipl1 gene encoding aryl-hydrocarbon-interacting protein-like 1 isoform X1 has translation MEDSMLLGVEGIRKTILYGGTSEIPKFMTGSKVTFHFRTILCNDDRTVIDDSKKVGVPMEVVFGNMFKLDVWETLLKSMRIGEVAEFWCDVIHTGLYPMVAKSLRRIAEGKDPVDWHIHTCGMANMFAYHTLGYEDLDQLQKEPQPLIFVLELLKVQQPSEYEREPWALSDEERLKAVPVLHGQGNRLYKLGRLDEAMNKYKEAIICIKNVQSKEKAWEAPWLKLEKMANTLTLNYCQCLLRQEEYYEIIEHTSDIINQHPGAIKAFYLRGKAHMEVWNEAEAKADFQRVLDLDPGMKKTVRKELAVLSMRMEEKREEDRLKYKGMFTGTAAAQTAPAKTPGEVPTDRESPEEATTERGLPEQMSLEELPPEEMSLDQEPREQKSLEQAPPEQIHLEQVTPEHVTPEEIIPEQETPEQETPEQETPEQETPEKETPEQETPEKETHKQETPEQETPEQETPEQETQEGRIPEQATPEQPVSEEAAPEQKMPEPETALDDDEDP, from the exons ATGGAGGACAGTATGCTGCTTGGTGTGGAGGGGATCAGAAAAACCATCCTGTATGGAGGAACCAGTGAGATTCCCAAATTCATGACAGGATCGAAG GTGACCTTCCACTTCCGCACCATACTGTGTAACGATGACCGGACGGTGATAGACGACAGTAAGAAGGTGGGCGTGCCAATGGAAGTGGTGTTCGGGAACATGTTCAAGCTGGATGTATGGGAGACACTGCTCAAATCTATGCGCATTGGAGAGGTGGCCGAGTTCTGGTGTGATGTTATT CACACTGGCCTGTACCCCATGGTGGCAAAGAGCCTACGACGCATTGCAGAAGGCAAAGACCCTGTGGACTGGCACATCCACACCTGTGGCATGGCCAACATGTTCGCCTATCATACCCTGGGCTATGAGGACCTTGACCAGCTTCAGAAGGAACCTCAGCCTCTTATTTTTGTACTGGAACTGCTAAAG gttcAGCAGCCGAGTGAGTATGAAAGGGAGCCATGGGCTCTCAGTGACGAGGAGAGGCTAAAGGCTGTGCCTGTGCTCCATGGTCAGGGCAACAGATTATACAAACTGGGCCGCCTCGACGAGGCCATGAACAAGTACAAGGAGGCCATCATTTGTATCAAGAATGTCCAGTCGAAG gAGAAGGCCTGGGAGGCCCCCTGGCTGAAGCTTGAGAAGATGGCCAACACCCTCACGCTCAACTACTGCCAGTGTCTGCTGCGCCAGGAAGAGTACTACGAGATCATTGAGCACACCAGTGACATCATCAACCAACATCCTG GGGCAATCAAAGCCTTCTACCTCAGGGGTAAAGCACACATGGAGGTGTGGAACGAGGCAGAGGCCAAGGCTGACTTTCAGAGGGTGCTGGATTTGGACCCAGGCATGAAGAAGACTGTGAGGAAGGAGCTGGCTGTTCTCAGCATGCGAatggaggaaaagagagaggaggacagaCTGAAATACAAGGGCATGTTCACAGGCACAGCAGCAGCGCAAACAGCTCCAGCGAAAACACCAGGAGAGGTGCCCACTGACCGAGAATCTCCAGAAGAGGCAACTACAGAACGAGGACTTCCAGAACAAATGAGCCTAGAGGAACTACCTCCTGAGGAAATGAGTCTTGACCAAGAACCTCGAGAACAAAAGAGTCTTGAACAAGCACCTCCAGAACAGATTCATTTAGAGCAAGTAACTCCAGAACACGTAACTCCAGAAGAAATAATTCCAGAGCAAGAAACTCCAGAACAAGAAACTCCAGAACAAGAAACTCCAGAGCAAGAAaccccagaaaaagaaactcCAGAACAAGAAACCCCAGAAAAAGAAACCCACAAACAAGAAACCCCAGAACAAGAAACCCCAGAACAAGAAACCCCAGAACAAGAAACTCAAGAAGGACGAATCCCAGAACAAGCAACTCCAGAACAACcagtttcagaagaagcagcacCAGAACAAAAGATGCCAGAACCAGAGACAGCTctagatgatgatgaagacCCCTGA